Proteins from a genomic interval of Plasmodium reichenowi strain SY57 chromosome 11, whole genome shotgun sequence:
- a CDS encoding hypothetical protein (conserved Plasmodium protein, unknown function) encodes MNDNYNLGYDIDENQFDGYDDYMKKKKSKGYESHSDISCKIGYTDSESEGVASIKDVSYFTYGNNMNYNYKKKKDILEKPVWKSLYDIEETVKDSLSDYEYSKNNKLDSDIESPRFGNTSEEDDVDKMEEENETYLKHSNYNNFIKDKNEANRINNNNNNNNNMDISITNEGSYKNILNKNISSNLDYDFKEELKNNMYNNLNVFKNLKDDYVEATTHFLKPKTFKDMNGLYYDLNDEMIDIDLIKKEHQKLKETNELKNVSSINFNHLYDDNNNNNNNNNNYNNNNSVNVNTKNIRKDKKYKKEVSFANENENHSYKKFQDKPKSLKNKKDTILKKIKNYEEGELYNGQYDQMYEGEDEYSDELYDEMCEDSDNKLYYEDEKFNDMVNKKVAKDINFEWWNSKKVSKISKDINLKYKDSNDKIKSNDSHVKSSENIVNNNNNNKILNRYDLPKDISYYVEEYQKKKEQAKHYDNQVEKPNYTEDKNINDDKENDPSDNINLNNNIRSNTTTVYANSTLSNEKNINFLNSNISEDVSTINKENNLFNTNINKSNENMTIQNCDDNNKLVDNNIYTDQEFLIKNYNVNKNKDKYDSTSIDSLKNNNFIKDIYTDNDVINTESMGIYNETNKMNEKISEPCIHNSTSNIYEYILTNNDMTNVGNENSNDILNKNIEKTNLENESKKLYDVYDMINDYYEKNKNEETINKIQEKCVDKVMYDFINNNIVKETTNLDMDKKHLYLNNEKMNTTCDDKDTYLEMSKKEKINIFLKYLKMIDVNSLSHLFQYFVDREKDEEMKKKLQFLLIGGDEKKQMEFMENYKINQNTQTLNKDLKHESVQTNNEKKIQIENIIQTDIKDITKTLYIKNDMINKKTSIDSVFFKSLSKDSCDIYNKNKEDIKKNDTTYTKQEDIDNKLDMTVNESNTETYNEVQKINDLKVKILEKIKGCYDNYNSNNNNNDDEQTAILMLQDKNEYSKEKYMEVYNLIDENRNILSKLNDEENMKSNEYKKKNRSIVTVETFASLKSFEREMNLLKSHNERLRRRIEKLYESRDRIKNEYMKMEKLKESQDRLFIATERHIEKLHNELDNLSKKNEDMKYDLKKKNIKIIALESQIDNNLNRISNNMEKDNNNNNNDYNNNNDNNNNNNNNNNNNNNNNSIINMDEIKKDEQIYNEFNNKLEQIKGKITNKTQVTIQLQSLQDQVYILKEEIKKMDSLKLENIKLKKKLSDMENHNFNTFDKKEKINIHTYRNNSENISENSNEHKFIVSNENTNTYTNTNELKFVTSNTNNSTSNSFVTTEDNINSSENFTSNSNLYEDKVNTNKYHMNSSENSNLSLLKNENNQLYEEMFDLKEQIMMMKKKNILLSNRLNDYDMDNIKEDIKILQSESEKLYLEKIKVLTKNLDEKKNKINLLNDLLKTSNNQTVQLNKKIVYILNEKKELQNKYEQCLNYLEKLKMKYDQQAQKLSHITNMSYNMVPNDYYCMDDYKSLISNEQSSENLYLNSNEENKINELIHMEHSVNMKDEEKKVKVPDDHDDVNKNKINMDKDKDIYVNNENYYDNNYYKKYKESTTTCGKLSDIYSYENVKYDVYDRRESNKIDDSNIQKEKINNISLNIENSNKTDEMVKRLETSHNNNDENINPLLRKEQNTPNNILNNEQKYININNIFEIDNITKDLENMNNIITSNNIKKFQSNELNEHNMMKSNMDEENNTFIKKNLLSNNNINHNIMNTNNNLKYNSFNTNLVNESYKNLDNISNTSTENFLRNIEKRYVSNKINELNNDISQYIDKKKEKIHNLYKNNLEYNNLLEKNTNIMNNNITKTNEYTYKHINNDKHNNYTFNKEEHHLKSIFKYNNNNNINEKDDIPKSIQSSFTNEDNIAYYNKEGNNMKLKNEHIIQDRFSHNNIKTYEINKNCSYDSCDNIVKINYDELNDSTQRKVLNECKSHNRKAEAWIIDIKNNETYPYIKIDKKEKNNEDKKNKYMYNKNDNKNIMKGSSNKSMKKNNKNSNKMKYIPLSVNNKGYNKLSINNKYENNINKNNKDKLNILVNSISKLVQSKIKQELSNKNISKDILNFEITKIKKKSKKETKNMNHTNNKNNDNNNNDNNNDNNNNNNNNNNNNNNNNNNNNNNINSFERINDNINSYNVLNNKVQYDNINIDEGNYINYGPIYAPDGSTIYTWVNNMDTNYMYNKYFDSKKNNINHMPLLNNVPYLNNDLLINNVILNQNNMNNLENLNTNTTGSVQPFVTFPDLYTNNIKNIYLDPNLQNNNYFDNMQLLNHNNLNNNLNSINYIDQNSLSYNNLNCINGNINKDTCKDIVIGIPNNTNQNQIPTIELDDTILKNDVNLILNNNNVVNHSVNVEMLNNIQNVNQKLYNDIQENLHITNSLHNNNNNNNVLGGDVLNNSYLFNINSFNPNMNAYIYNNNNNNSNNNNNNCINYNLLDKKEINVKNEEINMNSVLEHPNKENEGNDMKNNKNYIINKQDNVKNNDNNIDKISSGQNINNTNANTMKEKRNNNLRVDDIYKKNMKRSNSLDIKKLDSEKKNKSMNIEEGARKMKTNTTQLLNYSENRKKGLRDMSTYADKVLEDMKSLIPLNCNGAIKKSSTNTQKKNVSASDNSSLMYNQNNANISNNIHNNFKDNKNEDSNNLSLKNLVSKDISSNNKDISINKSAQLLPDSCNNDNNTTNEKTYKSYNSLDMNNNSNISITNNLGNNIKLMRSKSVTTNNHNSLIMKNDFSNSNNFYNNNYTDLNKQINNPLNHINLNDFSNIHYHDFNLQNTTNNKQFRKYSTNGYNNIYNELNKNFAPDAFSFNKRDQGNYFKSETRKSLSSFREALKKEGILG; translated from the coding sequence aattataatttagGTTATGATATTGATGAGAACCAATTTGATGGATATGATgattatatgaaaaagaaaaaatcGAAAGGATATGAATCACATTCTGACATTTCTTGTAAAATAGGTTATACCGATTCAGAATCAGAAGGAGTAGCATCTATAAAAGATGTATCTTATTTTACATATGggaataatatgaattataattataagaaaaaaaaagatatattagaaaaaCCAGTATGGAAAAGTTTATATGATATTGAAGAAACTGTAAAAGATTCTTTATCTGATTATGAgtattcaaaaaataataaattagaTAGTGATATAGAATCTCCAAGATTTGGTAATACATCTGAAGAGGATGATGTAGATAAGATGGAAGAAGAAAACGAAACATATCTTAAGCAttcaaattataataatttcataaaagataaaaatgaagctaatagaataaataataataataataataataataatatggacATATCTATAACAAATGAAGGGTCctacaaaaatatattaaataagaatatatcAAGTAATTTAGATTATGACTTTAAAGAAGAactaaaaaataatatgtataataatttaaatgtatttaAAAACTTAAAAGATGATTATGTAGAAGCTACAACACATTTCCTTAAACCAAAGACCTTCAAAGATATGAATGGATTGTATTACGATTTAAACGATGAAATGATCGACATTGAtttgataaaaaaagaacatcAAAAGTTAAAGGAAACcaatgaattaaaaaatgttagcagtataaattttaatcatttatatgatgataataataataataataataataataataattataataataataatagtgtTAATGTAaacacaaaaaatattagaaaggataaaaaatataaaaaggaagTTTCATTTGCTAACGAAAACGAGAATCATAGTTACAAAAAATTTCAAGATAAACCTAAATCtttaaagaataaaaaggatactatattaaaaaaaataaaaaattatgaagaaggtgaattatataatggTCAATATGATCAAATGTATGAAGGGGAAGATGAATATAGTGACGAATTATATGATGAAATGTGTGAAGATAGTGAtaacaaattatattatgaagaTGAAAAATTCAATGATATGGTTAATAAGAAAGTTGCCAAGGATATAAATTTTGAGTGGTGGAATTCAAAAAAGGTTAGTAAAATAtcaaaagatataaatttaaaatataaagattcgaatgataaaataaaaagtaacGATTCACATGTTAAAAGCAGTGAAAATattgttaataataataataataataaaatattaaatagaTATGATTTACCTAAGGATATATCTTATTATGTAGAAGAATatcaaaagaaaaaagaacaaGCAAAACATTATGATAACCAGGTGGAAAAGCCAAATTACACAGAGgacaaaaatataaatgatgataagGAAAATGATCCAAGTgacaatataaatttaaataataatataagaaGTAATACAACAACCGTTTATGCAAATAGTACTTTatcaaatgaaaaaaatattaactTTTTGAACAGTAATATTAGTGAAGATGTAAGTACtattaataaagaaaataatttattcaatacaaatattaataagTCTAATGAGAATATGACAATACAAAATTGTGacgataataataaattagttgataataatatatatactgatcaagaatttttaataaaaaattataatgtaaataaaaacaaagataaatatgatTCTACTTCTATAGATTCtttaaagaataataattttataaaagatatttaTACAGATAATGATGTAATAAATACAGAAAGTATgggaatatataatgaaacaaataaaatgaatgaaaaaataagtGAACCATGTATCCATAACAGTACAAgcaatatatatgaatacaTTTTAACAAATAATGATATGACCAATGTAGGGAATGAAAATAgtaatgatatattaaataaaaatatagagAAGACTAATTTAGAAAATGAGTccaaaaaattatatgatgtttatgatatgataaatgattattacgaaaaaaataaaaatgaagaaaccataaataaaatacaagAAAAATGTGTTGATAAAGTTATGTatgattttattaataataatattgttaaaGAAACAACCAATTTAGATATGGataaaaaacatttatatttaaataatgaaaagatGAACACTACATGTGATGATAAGGATACATATTTGGAAATGTCAAAGAAAGagaaaattaatatatttctaaaatatttaaaaatgattgATGTGAATTCGTTGAGTCATCTTTTCCAATATTTTGTGGACAGAGAAAAAGACgaagaaatgaaaaagaaattacaatttcttttaattgGAGGAGATGAAAAGAAGCAAATGGAATTTATGGaaaattacaaaattaATCAAAATACTCAAACATTAAATAAAGATTTAAAACATGAAAGTGTTCAAACTAATAATGAGAAGAAAATTCAAATAGAAAATATCATACAAACcgatataaaagatatcACAAAgacattatatataaaaaatgatatgataaataaaaaaacaagtATCGATtctgttttttttaaaagtttAAGTAAAGATTCatgtgatatatataataagaataaagaagatataaaaaagaatgatACTACTTATACAAAACAAGAAGATATCGATAATAAGTTAGATATGACTGTTAATGAATCTAATACAGAGACATATAATGAAGTgcaaaaaataaatgatttaaaagtaaaaattTTAGAGAAAATCAAAGGTTgttatgataattataatagtaataataataataatgatgatgaacAAACAGCTATATTAATGTTAcaagataaaaatgaatatagtaaagaaaaatatatggaggtttataatttaatagaTGAAAATAGGAACATTTTATCTAAACtaaatgatgaagaaaatatgaaaagtaatgaatataaaaaaaaaaatagaagTATTGTTACTGTAGAAACATTTGCATCATTAAAATCATTTGAAAGAGAAatgaatttattaaaatctCATAATGAAAGATTAAGAAGGAGaattgaaaaattatatgaatcACGTGATcgaataaaaaatgaatatatgaaaatggaaaaattaaaagaaagTCAAGATCGATTATTTATAGCTACAGAAAGGCATATTGAGAAGTTACATAATGAATTAGATAATTTATCAAAAAAGAATGAAGATATGAAATATGATttgaagaagaaaaatataaaaattattgcTTTGGAATCACAaattgataataatttaaataggataagtaataatatggaaaaggataataacaacaataataatgattataacaataataatgataataataacaataataataataataataataataataataataataatagtattattaatatggatgaaattaaaaaagatgaacaaatttataatgaatttaataataagcTAGAACAAATAAAAGGCAAAATAACAAACAAAACACAAGTAACTATACAACTACAATCATTACAAGATcaagtatatatattaaaagaagaaattaaaaaaatggatTCCTTGAAActagaaaatataaaactaaaaaaaaaattatcagATATGGAAAatcataattttaatacatttgataaaaaagaaaaaataaatattcatacATATAGAAATAATTCAGAAAATATTAGTGAGAATTCCAATGAACATAAATTTATAGTATCTAATGAAAATACCAATACATATACAAATACAAATGAATTAAAATTTGTTACCTctaatacaaataatagTACATCAAATAGTTTTGTTACTACCGaggataatataaatagttCAGAAAATTTTACCTCAAATAGTAATTTGTATGAAGATAAAGTTAATACAAATAAGTATCATATGAACAGCTCAGAAAATTCTAACCtttctttattaaaaaatgaaaataatcAATTATACGAAGAAATGTTTGATTTAAAGGAACaaattatgatgatgaaaaaaaaaaacatacTATTGTCTAATCGTTTAAATGATTATGATATGGATAATATTAAAGAGgatattaaaatattacaaagTGAATCTGagaaattatatttagaaaaaataaaggtATTAACGAAAAATTTagatgaaaagaaaaataaaattaacCTATTAAATGATTTACTAAAAACATCAAATAATCAAACAGTtcaattaaataaaaaaattgtatatatattaaatgaaaagaaggaattacaaaataaatatgaacaatGTCTGAACTatttagaaaaattaaaaatgaaatatgaTCAACAGGCTCAAAAATTAAGTCACATAACAAATATGAGTTATAATATGGTTCCCaatgattattattgtatGGATGATTATAAATCCTTGATATCAAATGAGCAAAGTTCAGAAAATTTATATCTTAATAGTAATGAAGAGAACAAAATTAATGAATTAATACATATGGAACATAGTGTCAACATGAAGgatgaagaaaagaaaGTGAAAGTACCTGATGATCATGAtgatgtaaataaaaataaaataaatatggataaagataaagatatatatgtgaacaatgaaaattattatgataataattattataaaaaatataaagagTCCACAACAACATGTGGAAAATTGTCCGATATATATAGTTATGAAAATGTCAAATATGATGTTTATGATAGAAGAGAAAGTAACAAAATTGATGATTCGAATATACAAAAGGAAAAgattaataatatatcattaaatattgaaaattcaaataaaaCAGACGAAATGGTAAAAAGATTGGAAACAtcacataataataatgatgagAATATTAATCCATTGTTAAgaaaagaacaaaatactcctaataatattttaaataatgaacagaaatatattaatataaacaacatttttgaaatagataatataacaaaagatttagaaaatatgaataacaTAATAACAAGTAACAATATTAAGAAATTCCAATCTAATGAATTGAATGAACATAATATGATGAAGAGTAATATGGATGaggaaaataatacatttataaaaaaaaatcttttatcaaataataatattaaccataatataatgaataccaataacaatttaaaatataacagTTTTAATACTAATCTAGTTAATGAGagttataaaaatttagaTAATATTAGTAATACGTCAACTGAGAATTTTTTGAGAAATATTGAGAAGAGATATGTATCcaataaaattaatgaaCTGAACAATGATATATCTCAATATATAGATaagaagaaagaaaaaatacataatttatataagaataatttagaatataataatctccttgaaaaaaatacaaacataatgaataataatataactaAAACGAAtgaatatacatataagcatataaataatgacaagcataataattatactTTTAATAAGGAAGAACACCatttaaaaagtatatttaaatataataataataataatattaatgagAAGGATGACATACCCAAATCCATACAAAGCAGTTTCACAAATGAAGACAATATAgcatattataataaagagggaaataatatgaaattaaaaaatgaacatattATACAAGACAGATTTTctcataataatattaaaacGTATGAGATCAATAAAAATTGCTCATATGATTCTTGTGATaatattgtaaaaataaattatgatGAATTAAATGATAGTACACAAAGGAAGGTATTAAATGAATGTAAAAGCCATAATAGAAAAGCTGAAGCCTGGATAATTGATATTAAGAATAATGAAACATATccttatataaaaatagataaaaaggaaaaaaataatgaagataagaagaataaatatatgtacaataaaaatgataataaaaatataatgaagggaagtagtaataaaagtatgaaaaagaataataagAATTCTAATAAAATGAAGTATATTCCATTGTCTGTTAATAATAAgggatataataaattatctataaataacaaatatgaaaataatattaataagaataataagGATAAATTAAACATATTAGTAAATAGCATATCAAAATTAGTACAgagtaaaataaaacaagagttaagtaataaaaatatatcaaaagATATACTAAATTTTGAAATAACtaaaataaagaagaaaagcAAAAAGGAAACAAAAAACATGAACCACAcgaataataaaaataatgataataataataatgataataataatgataataataataataataataataataataataataataataataataataataataataataataatattaatagttttgaaagaataaatgataatattaattcatacaatgttttaaataataaggtacaatatgataatataaatatcgATGAAGggaattatataaattatggTCCTATATATGCTCCAGATGGTTCTACTATATATACTTGGGTTAACAATATGGAtacaaattatatgtataataaatattttgatagtaagaagaataatattaatcatatgcccttattaaataatgtaCCATATCTAAATAATGATCTGTTAATTAATAACGTGATattaaatcaaaataatatgaataatttaGAAAATCTGAATACAAATACTACTGGTTCTGTACAGCCATTTGTTACTTTTCCTGATTTGTATAcgaataatataaaaaatatatatttggaTCCCAATTTgcaaaataataattattttgaCAACATGCAATTATTAAAccataataatttaaataacaATTTGAACAgtattaattatattgatCAGAATTCTTTATCATATAACAACCTAAATTGTATAAatggaaatataaataaagatacCTGTAAAGATATAGTAATTGGTATTCCTAATAATACTAACCAAAATCAAATACCTACAATCGAATTAGATGATACTATTTTGAAGAATGATGTAAATTTAATActaaataataacaatgtTGTAAATCATAGTGTGAATGTAGAAATGTTGAACaatatacaaaatgtaaatcaaaaattatataatgatatacaAGAAAATCTACACATTACTAATTcattacataataataataataataataatgtgtTAGGAGGAGatgttttaaataattcataCCTATTTAATATCAATTCTTTTAATCCTAACATGAACgcatatatttataataataataacaataatagtaataataataataataattgtataAACTATAATTTGCTAGACAAAAAGGAAATCAATGTAAAAAACGAAGAAATTAATATGAACAGTGTTTTGGAACATCcaaataaagaaaatgaagGCAATGATAtgaagaataataaaaactatattataaataagcaagataatgttaaaaataatgataacaatattgataaaataagtagtggacaaaatataaataataccAACGCAAATACaatgaaagaaaaaagaaataataacTTAAGAGttgatgatatatataagaaaaacATGAAAAGATCAAATTCTTTAGATATTAAGAAATTGGATtctgaaaaaaaaaataaatcaatgAATATAGAAGAAGGTGcaagaaaaatgaaaacaaATACAACACAATTACTTAATTATTCAGAAAATAGGAAAAAGGGATTAAGAGATATGTCCACATATGCTGATAAGGTTTTAGAAGATATGAAATCACTTATACCTTTAAATTGTAATGGTGcaataaaaaaatcatcaacaaatacacaaaaaaagaatgtAAGTGCTAGTGATAATAGTTCATTAATGtataatcaaaataatgctaatatatcaaataacattcataataattttaaggataataaaaatgaagatagtaataatttatcattaaaaaatttggTGTCGAAAGATATaagtagtaataataaggatataagtataaataaaagtgCTCAATTATTACCAGATAGTTGtaataatgataacaaTACAACAAATGAGAAGACATACAAAAGTTATAATAGTTTagatatgaataataatagtaatattagtataacaaataatttaggaaataatattaaattaatgAGATCTAAATCTGTTACTAcaaataatcataattcattaattatgaaaaatgatttttcaaattctaataatttttataataataattatacagATTTGAATAAACAGATAAATAATCCTCTCAATCACATAAATCTTAATGATTTTAGTAATATTCATTATCATGATTTCAATTTACAAAACACAACGaataataaacaatttagaaaatattCAACAAATGgatataacaatatatataacgAATTAAATAAGAATTTTGCTCCAGATGCCTTTTCATTCAATAAAAGAGACCAAggaaattattttaaatcaGAAACTCGTAAGTCTTTAAGTAGTTTTAGAGAAGCCTTAAAGAAAGAAGGAATATTAGGTTAA
- a CDS encoding ubiquitin-related modifier 1, putative, with amino-acid sequence MKTKVELKFLGGLESYLANKSKNYVSLEIESEEFNFENLIAYIRNHIIVDRKDVFSDFVMSDGNIKSCNVMIDDKEYSNYNLNDKGKIKPGIIVLINEYDWEILDTYTYKIKNNDKICFLSTLHGG; translated from the coding sequence atgaaaaCTAAAGTagaattaaaatttttggGTGGACTAGAAAGCTATTTAGCTAACaaatcaaaaaattatgtatcATTAGAAATTGAATCAGAAGAATTTAATTTTGAGAATTTAATAGCATATATAAGAAATCATATAATTGTTGATAGAAAAGATGTTTTCTCAGATTTTGTTATGAGTGATGGTAATATCAAATCATGTAATGTAATGATAGATGATAAGGAATAttcaaattataatttaaatgataaaggaaaaataaaaccAGGAATTATTGTTctaataaatgaatatgatTGGGAAATTCTAGatacatatacatacaaaataaaaaataatgataaaatatgtttCTTATCAACATTACATGGTGGCTAA
- a CDS encoding putative membrane protein (conserved Plasmodium membrane protein, unknown function), translating into MKIFNYICGRPLRNGGTAPLIYNPVRKWLIILMILYICLSILSYLIFLFPKASDLQCLALIDSLFNFSLSIGVSYVMAPYYSIISCREWGTEYEWSIVAVVSAVMAIVDVLSSCYGIYVLYTITSVVFNKRIGMNNDCNSYNAVLFFSANSILVFLHLTVATVSTVVYFLLMKGIDKQLEDNRNII; encoded by the exons atgaaaatttttaattacaTATGTGGTCGTCCTTTAAGAAATGGTGGTACTGCTCcacttatatataatccTGTTAGGAAATggttaataatattaatgatattGTATATCTGTTTGTCAATTTTATCatatcttatttttttattcccCAAAGCATCTGATTTACAGTGTCTTGCCTTAATTGATTCATTGTTCAATTTTTCCTTATCAATAG gCGTTTCATATGTGATGGCTCCTTATTACTCTATCATAAGTTGCAGAGAATGGGGTACTGAATACGAATGGAGTATAGTAGCTGTCGTTTCAGCAGTTATGGCCATTGTTGATGTATTATCTAGTTGTTATggtatatatgtattatatactATCACTAGTGTtgtatttaataaaagGATTGGTATGAATAACGACTGCAATTCATATAATGCTGTACTTTTCTTTTCCGCCAATTCAATTTTAgtttttcttcatttaacTGTTGCTACAGTTTCTACTGTggtttattttttacttaTGAAAGGAATAGATAAGCAATTGGAAGataatagaaatattatataa
- a CDS encoding putative membrane protein (conserved Plasmodium membrane protein, unknown function) — MKVKKWIKKIYNSNHIHSFISSTSGTLASVFFKKSLDFSTFIYDIDIITTSFIRHIMIRIIYIFLFILCNIIMIKHYVLLMKHYSAFYATVLNFSLNFFLSALCGIIFFHEKRKLLWFFGVMLIICGLIFILKDTINEEKIKNK; from the coding sequence ATGAAAGTGAAAAAATggataaaaaaaatctaCAACTCTAACCATATTCATTCTTTTATTAGTAGCACATCTGGAACATTAGCTtctgttttttttaagaagTCTTTGGACTTTTCCACATTTATATACGACATAGATATAATCACTACATCATTTATAAGACATATAatgataagaataatatatatttttttatttatattatgtaatattattatgattaaacactatgttttattaatgAAACATTATTCTGCCTTTTATGCAACTGTCTTAAATTTTTCcttaaatttttttttaagtgCTTTATGTGGcatcatattttttcatgagaaaagaaaattgtTATGGTTCTTTGGAGTTATGCTAATAATTTGTGGATTGATTTTTATACTTAAGGATAcaataaatgaagaaaaaataaaaaacaaataa